One Streptomyces sp. B21-105 genomic region harbors:
- the rpmA gene encoding 50S ribosomal protein L27 has translation MAHKKGASSTRNGRDSNAQRLGVKRFGGQVVNAGEILVRQRGTHFHPGAGVGRGGDDTLFALQAGSVQFGTHRGRKVVNIVPVA, from the coding sequence ATGGCACACAAGAAGGGCGCATCGTCCACCCGGAACGGTCGCGACTCGAATGCCCAGCGGCTCGGCGTGAAGCGCTTCGGCGGTCAGGTCGTCAACGCGGGTGAGATCCTGGTCCGCCAGCGCGGCACGCACTTTCACCCCGGCGCGGGCGTCGGCCGTGGCGGCGACGACACGCTGTTCGCCCTGCAGGCCGGTTCGGTGCAGTTCGGCACCCACCGTGGCCGCAAGGTCGTGAACATCGTTCCGGTCGCCTGA
- a CDS encoding iron-containing alcohol dehydrogenase family protein, with amino-acid sequence MPVLTRLIPSPLVVDIRPGALDDLAYVLADERISHSGKLAVAVSCGSGARLRERLAASMPDATWYEVGGGTLDDAIRLAGDIKAGHFDAVVGLGGGKIIDCAKFAAARVGLPLVAVPTNLAHDGLCSPVATLDNDAGRGSYGVPNPIAVVIDLDVIREAPVRFVRAGIGDAVSNISAIADWELANRVRGEKIDGLAAAIARQAGEAVLRHPGGIGDTGFLQVLAEALVLSGIAMSVSGDSRPSSGACHEINHAFDLLFPKRAAAHGEQCGLGAAFAMYLRGAHEESAYMAQVLRRHGLPVLPEEIGFTVDEFVRAVEFAPETRPGRYTILEHLDLEPDQIKDVYTAYVRAVGG; translated from the coding sequence GTGCCTGTACTGACCCGGCTGATCCCCTCGCCGCTCGTCGTGGACATCCGCCCGGGCGCCCTCGACGACCTCGCGTACGTCCTTGCCGACGAGCGGATCTCGCACTCGGGCAAGCTCGCGGTCGCCGTCAGTTGTGGCTCGGGCGCGCGGCTGCGTGAGCGGCTGGCCGCCTCGATGCCGGACGCCACCTGGTACGAGGTGGGCGGCGGCACGCTGGACGACGCGATCAGGCTGGCCGGCGACATCAAGGCCGGCCACTTCGACGCGGTTGTGGGCCTGGGCGGCGGCAAGATCATCGACTGTGCGAAGTTCGCCGCGGCGCGGGTGGGCCTGCCGCTGGTCGCGGTGCCGACGAACCTCGCGCACGACGGGCTGTGCTCGCCGGTCGCCACCCTCGACAACGACGCGGGCCGCGGCTCCTACGGCGTGCCGAACCCGATCGCCGTGGTGATCGACCTGGACGTCATCCGCGAGGCCCCGGTGCGGTTCGTGCGCGCCGGCATCGGCGACGCGGTGTCCAACATCTCGGCCATCGCGGACTGGGAGCTCGCCAACCGGGTCAGGGGCGAGAAGATCGACGGTCTCGCGGCCGCGATCGCCCGCCAGGCCGGCGAGGCCGTGCTGCGACACCCGGGCGGCATCGGCGACACCGGCTTCCTCCAGGTGCTGGCCGAGGCGCTGGTGCTCAGCGGCATCGCGATGTCGGTGTCGGGCGACTCCCGCCCCTCCTCCGGCGCGTGCCACGAGATCAACCACGCCTTCGACCTGCTCTTCCCCAAGCGGGCCGCCGCCCACGGCGAACAGTGCGGACTCGGCGCGGCCTTCGCGATGTACCTGCGCGGAGCCCACGAGGAGTCGGCCTACATGGCCCAGGTGCTGCGCCGGCACGGACTGCCCGTCCTGCCCGAGGAGATCGGCTTCACGGTGGACGAATTCGTCCGCGCCGTGGAGTTCGCCCCCGAGACCCGGCCCGGCCGCTACACGATCCTCGAACACCTCGACCTCGAGCCCGACCAGATCAAGGACGTCTACACTGCCTACGTCAGGGCCGTCGGCGGGTGA
- a CDS encoding Rne/Rng family ribonuclease — MLEPTESTESVPDSDANTPSDTLPPRRRRRAASRPAGPPVAAADSSAEITTPAIPAVESAEQLAEEDLQDVTVPEEKASADAEAQEPEAAPRTRRRATRRASAPAGAPAAVEAAETVVPVAAAEEAPAEQAEAEAVAVAEEAPAEDAAPRRTRRRATRRVSAPAEETAAEVVEPVVESVVEPASTTAVAEPEPEPEAPVEAAPRARRRATRRATAPAGAPEAETPAAAEAETPAAAESVAPAADETPAADETPAEPAPRARRRATRRAAAPAEAEVPEAVKAEPVAEPVESAQAAAAETQTKTKAVAKAPEAAAAADASADDEDAGSRRGRRRVVRRAAGGFTAPAQERAESDAPSRPARPAVAVFQAPVFAEPQFQTPQRAAAEAAAAEADAGEEEPEEREEVQEAVEEPAGSRRRRRRRAAGSGDETEAEAERTAAPAAPVAEVEPETEPEDADEPAEDVADGDDETEETGSRRRRRRGGRRRRRGDAADGEGDSGDADSDEFAAEQAEQSAQDAEDTAEQEDEDTEDDEAGGSTAGSRRRRRRRRRAGDSSTEAEPGDGDPERTVVKVREPRKPSEPSDEVQSIKGSTRLEAKKQRRREGREQGRRRVPIITEAEFLARREAVERVMVVRQSGERTQIGVLEDNVLVEHYVNKEQATSYVGNVYLGKVQNVLPSMEAAFIDIGKGRNAVLYAGEVNFEALGMANGPRRIEAALKSGQSVLVQVTKDPIGHKGARLTSQVSLPGRYLVYVPEGSMTGISRKLPDTERARLKTILKKIVPEDAGVIVRTAAEGASEDELRRDVERLQGQWEDIQKKAKNGGNAPTLLYGEPDMTVRVVRDIFNEDFTKVIVSGDEAWSTIHGYVSHVAPDLAERLSKWTSEVDVFATYRIDEQLAKALDRKVWLPSGGSLVIDRTEAMVVVDVNTGKFTGQGGNLEETVTRNNLEAAEEIVRQLRLRDLGGIIVIDFIDMVLESNRDLVLRRLLECLGRDRTKHQVAEVTSLGLVQMTRKRVGQGLLESFSETCVHCNGRGVIVHMEQPTAVGGGGKRKKRGRGGDGHAHEHEAAVDVVEPLGVEQEAESEAEVAAEVAEPVALAAPEFAPDEELYSSIAEAEASATRGRGRRRASRRASAPAGTPRGGASRRTDGSEAFGAAETVEAAPASPAAPETLVEAPTAQEVTAEAAAERVVRPAEAAAAHAEPVAVEDPVVEAPADETLVVDEAAPVGRTRRRATRKVSAPAGSPAGAEAAVVTVVEPSPGQAPVTPQEQPETESVAEPVAESAAPARPRRRAVRKATAPAAPTAAEETAVVVVPSAPAAEPEAEVPAPEDTEAAPAKKTAARKTAKKATAKKAATKKTTAAKKAVAEKTAAKKTAAKKTTAKKATAKKTVAAQQNAQSVSVAAEED, encoded by the coding sequence ATGCTCGAGCCAACCGAATCCACAGAGTCCGTTCCGGACTCCGATGCGAACACCCCCAGCGACACCCTGCCGCCGCGTCGTCGGCGCCGTGCCGCTTCCCGGCCGGCGGGTCCGCCGGTCGCCGCCGCCGACTCCTCGGCCGAGATCACCACGCCGGCCATACCGGCGGTGGAGTCCGCCGAGCAGCTGGCGGAGGAGGACCTTCAGGACGTGACCGTCCCGGAGGAGAAGGCCTCCGCTGACGCCGAGGCGCAGGAGCCCGAGGCCGCGCCCCGTACGCGCCGCCGTGCCACCCGCCGTGCGTCCGCGCCCGCCGGCGCCCCGGCCGCCGTCGAGGCCGCCGAGACCGTCGTGCCCGTGGCAGCGGCGGAGGAAGCTCCCGCCGAGCAGGCCGAGGCCGAGGCCGTGGCCGTGGCCGAAGAGGCCCCTGCCGAGGACGCCGCTCCTCGCCGTACCCGCCGTCGGGCCACGCGCCGCGTGTCCGCGCCGGCCGAGGAGACCGCGGCCGAGGTCGTCGAGCCCGTCGTCGAGTCCGTCGTCGAGCCTGCCTCCACGACGGCCGTCGCGGAGCCCGAGCCGGAGCCCGAGGCGCCCGTCGAGGCCGCCCCGCGTGCCCGTCGGCGGGCCACCCGTCGGGCGACCGCCCCCGCCGGAGCCCCGGAGGCCGAGACGCCCGCCGCCGCCGAGGCCGAGACGCCCGCGGCCGCTGAATCTGTGGCGCCCGCCGCCGACGAGACGCCCGCCGCCGACGAGACGCCCGCCGAGCCCGCGCCCCGCGCCCGTCGCCGCGCGACCCGCCGCGCCGCCGCGCCCGCCGAGGCCGAGGTCCCCGAGGCCGTGAAGGCCGAGCCGGTCGCCGAACCCGTCGAGTCGGCCCAGGCAGCCGCTGCCGAGACGCAGACCAAGACGAAGGCAGTCGCGAAGGCACCCGAGGCCGCTGCCGCCGCCGATGCCTCCGCCGACGACGAGGACGCCGGTTCCCGGCGTGGGCGACGGCGCGTGGTGCGCCGGGCCGCGGGCGGCTTCACCGCGCCCGCCCAGGAGCGCGCGGAGTCCGACGCGCCGAGCCGCCCCGCGCGGCCCGCGGTCGCCGTGTTCCAGGCGCCCGTGTTCGCCGAGCCGCAGTTCCAGACCCCGCAGCGGGCCGCCGCCGAGGCTGCCGCCGCGGAGGCCGACGCCGGCGAGGAGGAGCCGGAGGAGCGCGAAGAGGTCCAGGAGGCGGTGGAGGAGCCGGCCGGTTCGCGCCGCCGCCGTCGTCGTCGGGCCGCCGGATCCGGCGACGAGACCGAGGCCGAGGCCGAGCGCACCGCCGCGCCCGCCGCCCCCGTCGCCGAGGTCGAGCCGGAGACCGAGCCGGAGGACGCCGACGAGCCCGCCGAGGACGTCGCCGACGGCGACGACGAGACCGAGGAGACCGGTTCGCGCCGCCGTCGCCGCCGGGGCGGCCGTCGCCGTCGCCGTGGCGACGCCGCCGACGGCGAGGGGGACTCCGGGGACGCCGACTCCGACGAGTTCGCCGCAGAGCAGGCCGAACAGAGCGCGCAGGACGCCGAGGACACCGCCGAGCAGGAGGACGAGGACACGGAGGACGACGAGGCGGGCGGTTCCACCGCCGGAAGCCGTCGCCGCCGTCGCCGTCGTCGTCGCGCCGGGGACTCGTCCACCGAGGCCGAGCCCGGCGACGGCGACCCGGAGCGCACCGTCGTCAAGGTCCGCGAGCCGCGCAAGCCCTCCGAGCCGTCCGACGAGGTGCAGTCCATCAAGGGCTCGACGCGTCTGGAGGCCAAGAAGCAGCGCCGCCGGGAAGGCCGTGAGCAGGGCCGCCGCCGGGTGCCGATCATCACCGAGGCCGAGTTCCTGGCCCGTCGCGAGGCCGTCGAGCGGGTGATGGTCGTCCGCCAGAGCGGCGAGCGCACCCAGATCGGCGTCCTCGAGGACAACGTGCTCGTCGAGCACTACGTCAACAAGGAGCAGGCCACCTCGTACGTCGGCAACGTCTACCTGGGCAAGGTCCAGAACGTGCTGCCGTCGATGGAGGCCGCCTTCATCGACATCGGCAAGGGGCGCAACGCCGTCCTGTACGCCGGCGAGGTCAACTTCGAGGCGCTCGGCATGGCCAACGGGCCGCGCCGTATCGAGGCCGCCCTGAAGTCGGGCCAGTCGGTCCTCGTCCAGGTGACGAAGGACCCGATCGGGCACAAGGGCGCGCGTCTGACCAGCCAGGTCTCCCTCCCGGGGCGTTACCTGGTGTACGTGCCCGAGGGCTCGATGACCGGCATCAGCCGCAAGCTGCCCGACACCGAGCGGGCCCGGCTGAAGACGATCCTCAAGAAGATCGTCCCCGAGGACGCGGGCGTCATCGTGCGCACCGCCGCCGAGGGCGCGAGCGAGGACGAGCTGCGCCGTGACGTCGAGCGGCTGCAGGGCCAGTGGGAGGACATCCAGAAGAAGGCGAAGAACGGCGGCAACGCCCCGACGCTGCTGTACGGCGAGCCGGACATGACCGTCCGGGTCGTGCGCGACATCTTCAACGAGGACTTCACCAAGGTCATCGTCAGCGGTGACGAGGCCTGGTCGACGATCCACGGGTACGTCTCGCACGTCGCCCCCGATCTCGCCGAGCGGCTGTCGAAGTGGACCTCCGAGGTCGACGTCTTCGCCACCTACCGGATCGACGAGCAGCTCGCCAAGGCGCTGGACCGCAAGGTCTGGCTGCCCAGCGGCGGTTCGCTGGTGATCGACCGGACCGAGGCGATGGTCGTGGTCGACGTCAACACCGGCAAGTTCACCGGGCAGGGCGGCAACCTCGAGGAGACGGTCACCAGGAACAACCTGGAGGCGGCCGAGGAGATCGTGCGTCAGCTGCGGCTGCGCGACCTCGGCGGCATCATCGTCATCGACTTCATCGACATGGTGCTGGAGTCCAACCGGGACCTGGTGCTGCGCCGGCTGCTGGAGTGCCTGGGCCGCGACCGCACCAAGCACCAGGTGGCGGAGGTCACCTCGCTGGGTCTGGTCCAGATGACCCGCAAGCGGGTGGGCCAGGGTCTGCTGGAGTCGTTCTCGGAGACCTGTGTGCACTGCAACGGGCGCGGTGTCATCGTCCACATGGAGCAGCCGACCGCGGTCGGCGGCGGCGGGAAGCGCAAGAAGCGCGGCCGTGGCGGCGACGGGCACGCCCACGAGCACGAGGCGGCGGTCGACGTCGTCGAGCCGCTGGGCGTCGAGCAGGAGGCGGAGAGCGAGGCCGAGGTCGCCGCAGAGGTGGCCGAGCCGGTCGCGCTCGCCGCTCCGGAGTTCGCGCCGGACGAGGAGCTGTACAGCAGCATCGCCGAGGCGGAGGCCTCCGCCACCCGTGGCCGGGGCCGGCGTCGGGCGAGCCGCAGGGCGTCCGCCCCGGCGGGCACGCCGCGAGGCGGCGCGTCGCGCAGGACGGACGGTTCCGAGGCGTTCGGCGCGGCGGAGACCGTCGAGGCGGCCCCCGCGTCGCCGGCGGCTCCCGAGACGCTCGTCGAAGCGCCCACCGCGCAGGAGGTCACCGCCGAGGCGGCGGCCGAACGTGTGGTGCGGCCCGCCGAGGCGGCCGCGGCGCACGCCGAGCCGGTAGCCGTCGAGGACCCGGTCGTCGAGGCTCCGGCCGATGAGACCCTGGTCGTCGACGAGGCCGCACCCGTGGGCCGTACCCGGCGTCGCGCCACCCGCAAGGTGTCCGCGCCGGCCGGTTCGCCCGCGGGGGCGGAGGCCGCCGTGGTGACGGTCGTCGAGCCGTCGCCGGGACAGGCCCCGGTCACTCCGCAGGAGCAGCCCGAGACCGAGTCCGTGGCTGAGCCGGTCGCGGAGAGCGCGGCGCCGGCCCGTCCGCGGCGTCGTGCGGTGCGCAAGGCCACCGCGCCCGCCGCGCCCACCGCGGCCGAAGAGACGGCCGTCGTGGTCGTCCCGTCAGCCCCGGCCGCCGAGCCCGAGGCGGAGGTCCCCGCTCCCGAGGACACGGAGGCGGCTCCGGCCAAGAAGACGGCCGCTCGCAAGACGGCCAAGAAGGCCACGGCGAAGAAGGCCGCCACGAAGAAGACGACGGCGGCCAAGAAGGCGGTCGCGGAGAAGACCGCAGCCAAGAAGACCGCAGCCAAGAAGACGACGGCCAAGAAGGCCACGGCGAAGAAGACGGTGGCGGCCCAGCAGAACGCGCAGTCCGTCTCGGTCGCGGCCGAAGAGGACTGA
- a CDS encoding phosphocholine cytidylyltransferase family protein: protein MIGLVLAAGAGRRLRPYTDSLPKALVPVGPAGREGEPTVLDLTLGNFAEIGLTEVAVIVGYRKEAVYARKAALEAKYGLKLTLIDNDKAEEWNNAYSLWCGRDALKDGVILANGDTVHPVSVEKTLLAARGEGRKIILALDTVKSLADEEMKVVVDPERGMTKITKLMDPAEATGEYIGVTLIEGDAAPELADALKAVWETDPQQFYEHGYQELVNRGFRIDVAPIGDVEWVEIDNHDDLARGREIACLY from the coding sequence ATGATCGGCCTCGTGCTGGCGGCCGGCGCCGGACGGCGTCTGCGGCCCTACACGGACAGTCTGCCCAAGGCGTTGGTGCCGGTGGGGCCCGCGGGCAGGGAAGGCGAGCCCACGGTCCTGGACCTGACGCTCGGCAACTTCGCCGAGATCGGGCTGACCGAGGTCGCGGTCATCGTCGGCTACCGCAAGGAGGCCGTGTACGCGCGCAAGGCGGCGCTGGAGGCCAAGTACGGCCTCAAGCTCACCCTCATCGACAACGACAAGGCCGAGGAGTGGAACAACGCCTACTCCCTGTGGTGCGGTCGTGACGCTCTCAAGGACGGCGTGATCCTCGCCAACGGCGACACCGTGCACCCGGTGTCCGTGGAGAAGACGCTGCTCGCCGCCCGCGGCGAGGGCAGGAAGATCATCCTCGCGCTGGACACCGTGAAGTCCCTCGCGGACGAGGAGATGAAGGTCGTCGTCGACCCCGAGCGGGGCATGACGAAGATCACCAAGCTGATGGATCCGGCCGAGGCCACCGGCGAGTACATCGGCGTCACCCTCATCGAGGGCGACGCGGCTCCCGAACTGGCCGACGCCCTCAAGGCCGTGTGGGAGACCGACCCGCAGCAGTTCTACGAGCACGGCTACCAGGAGCTGGTGAACCGCGGCTTCCGTATCGACGTGGCGCCGATCGGCGACGTCGAGTGGGTGGAGATCGACAACCACGACGATCTCGCCCGTGGACGGGAGATCGCGTGCCTGTACTGA
- a CDS encoding glycosyltransferase, which translates to MRHQTLCLCMIVKDESQVIARCLESVRPLIDYWVISDTGSTDGTPDLIREALDGIPGELHEEPWVDFGHNRTRNIRHALGMADYVLTLDADHVLRQDAPLPRLTADSYMLRYDNPRTQHRFKHLMRGDRAWRYEGVVYEYPRTEDGPDRQENLDALVIEDHADGGCRSGRSERDAGLLRAELERDPANPRTVFYLANTERDLGHADEAIVLYERRAELGGWGEEVYCALLEAGILRAERTDDWPGAMDAFSRAWESRPARLEAVYELASRLRLRSRYHTAFSLLGAVVGRHEPDDLLFTRSWVYRWGLLFEFSVCAYGVGDHTAAVRACDALLAMPDLPDAVRRQLESNRKLSLPHVEAGSGHATPVRRPRAARAGKAARDREP; encoded by the coding sequence GTGAGACACCAGACGCTGTGCCTGTGCATGATCGTCAAGGATGAATCGCAGGTGATCGCCCGCTGCCTGGAGTCCGTCCGCCCCCTCATCGACTACTGGGTGATTTCGGACACCGGTTCGACGGACGGGACGCCGGACCTGATCAGGGAGGCGCTCGACGGCATTCCGGGCGAGCTTCACGAGGAACCCTGGGTCGACTTCGGGCACAACCGGACACGGAACATCCGGCACGCTCTCGGCATGGCCGACTACGTGCTCACGCTCGACGCCGACCACGTCCTGCGGCAGGACGCCCCGCTGCCTCGGCTGACGGCGGACTCGTACATGCTGCGCTACGACAACCCCCGCACCCAGCACCGCTTCAAGCACCTCATGCGGGGCGACCGCGCGTGGCGGTACGAGGGCGTCGTCTACGAGTACCCCCGCACCGAGGACGGTCCCGACCGGCAGGAGAACCTGGACGCGCTCGTCATCGAGGACCACGCGGACGGCGGCTGCCGCAGCGGCAGGTCCGAGCGCGACGCGGGGCTGCTGCGCGCCGAGTTGGAGCGCGACCCCGCCAACCCACGCACGGTCTTCTACCTCGCCAACACCGAACGTGATCTGGGGCATGCGGACGAGGCGATCGTGCTGTACGAGCGGCGGGCCGAACTGGGCGGCTGGGGGGAGGAGGTGTACTGCGCGCTCCTGGAGGCAGGGATCCTCCGGGCGGAGCGGACCGACGACTGGCCCGGGGCCATGGACGCGTTCTCCCGCGCCTGGGAGTCCCGTCCCGCCCGGCTCGAAGCCGTCTACGAACTGGCTTCGCGGCTGCGCCTGCGGAGCCGGTACCACACGGCGTTCTCCCTGCTCGGTGCGGTCGTGGGCCGTCACGAGCCGGACGATCTGCTCTTCACCAGGTCCTGGGTGTACCGGTGGGGACTGCTCTTCGAGTTCTCCGTGTGCGCCTACGGCGTCGGCGACCACACGGCCGCCGTCCGGGCCTGCGACGCGTTGCTGGCGATGCCGGACCTGCCCGACGCCGTCCGCAGGCAGCTCGAGAGCAACCGGAAGCTCTCCCTCCCGCACGTCGAGGCCGGGTCGGGGCATGCCACCCCGGTACGCCGTCCGAGGGCGGCCCGGGCCGGGAAGGCCGCGCGGGACCGCGAGCCCTAG
- the rplU gene encoding 50S ribosomal protein L21, which produces MYAIVRSGGRQHKVAVGDIVEVDKISTAKVGDTVELSTLLVVDGDAVTSDPWVLAGIKVQAEVVDHHKGVKIDILRYKNKTGYRRRQGHRQQYTAIKVTEIPAAAK; this is translated from the coding sequence GTGTACGCCATCGTGCGCAGCGGTGGTCGCCAGCACAAGGTTGCTGTCGGCGACATCGTTGAGGTTGACAAGATTTCCACTGCCAAGGTTGGCGACACGGTCGAGCTCTCGACCCTCCTCGTTGTCGACGGCGACGCTGTGACCAGCGACCCGTGGGTGCTGGCCGGTATCAAGGTCCAGGCCGAGGTCGTGGACCACCACAAGGGTGTGAAGATCGACATCCTTCGCTACAAGAACAAGACCGGTTACCGCCGTCGTCAGGGCCACCGCCAGCAGTACACGGCGATCAAGGTCACTGAGATCCCCGCGGCTGCGAAGTAA
- a CDS encoding TIGR03936 family radical SAM-associated protein: MQRIRLRYTKRGRLRFTSHRDFQRAFERALRRAEVPMAYSAGFTPHPKVSYANAAPTGTGSEAEYLEIALTAARDPEKLRVLLDESLPTGLDVVDAVEARTSGLADRLTASVWELRLDGVDPAVADRAVDAFNAADAVEVQRTTKNGVRTFDARAAVVRLETHSEPADRPTDQPCAILRLVVRHVTPAVRPDDVLSGLRAVADLAPPVPAAVTRLAQGLFDAETGTVTDPLAPDREAVQAHTTAEPAAAAKAPA, translated from the coding sequence GTGCAGCGCATCCGACTGCGCTACACCAAGCGCGGCCGCCTCCGGTTCACCAGCCACCGTGACTTCCAGCGCGCCTTCGAGCGTGCGTTGCGCCGTGCCGAGGTGCCGATGGCGTACTCGGCGGGGTTCACGCCGCACCCGAAGGTGTCGTACGCCAATGCCGCACCCACCGGCACGGGCAGTGAGGCGGAGTATCTGGAGATCGCGCTCACCGCGGCGCGGGACCCGGAGAAACTGAGAGTCCTGCTCGACGAGTCGCTGCCCACTGGGCTCGACGTCGTCGACGCGGTCGAGGCCCGGACCTCGGGGCTCGCCGACCGGCTGACGGCCTCCGTGTGGGAGCTGCGGCTGGACGGCGTGGACCCGGCCGTCGCCGACCGTGCGGTGGACGCCTTCAACGCGGCCGACGCCGTCGAGGTCCAGCGCACGACCAAGAACGGCGTCCGTACCTTCGACGCCCGTGCCGCGGTCGTCCGACTGGAAACGCACAGTGAACCCGCTGATAGGCCGACCGACCAGCCCTGTGCGATACTGCGGCTGGTTGTTCGGCACGTGACGCCTGCCGTACGACCCGACGACGTCCTGTCCGGTCTCCGCGCCGTGGCCGACCTGGCGCCGCCGGTCCCCGCAGCGGTGACCAGGCTGGCGCAGGGGCTGTTCGATGCAGAGACCGGCACGGTGACCGACCCGCTCGCGCCCGACCGCGAGGCAGTTCAGGCCCACACAACGGCCGAACCCGCTGCCGCCGCGAAGGCGCCCGCGTAG
- the arsM gene encoding arsenite methyltransferase gives MSEQSTDLRETVRQRYAAAAVQVSEGGTTCCGPQPVEVDENFGSTLYAADERETLPAEAVAASLGCGNPTAVAELREGERVLDLGSGGGIDVLLSARRVGPAGKAYGLDMTDEMLTLALANAEKAGATNVEFLKGTIEAIPLPADTIDVVISNCVINLSTDKPAVFAETYRVLKPGGRIGVSDVVADDSLPPAQRAERGDYVGCIAGALSFEEYRAGLETAGFTDVEIIPTHTVADGMHSAIVRASKPTAPRPDARTNTSADSCCGVNACCTDAETPTDPTVTVSAAKTASACGCQT, from the coding sequence ATGTCCGAGCAGTCCACCGATCTGCGGGAAACCGTCCGTCAGCGCTATGCGGCAGCAGCCGTGCAGGTCAGCGAAGGCGGCACCACGTGTTGCGGGCCCCAGCCCGTCGAGGTCGACGAGAACTTCGGCTCCACCCTGTACGCCGCCGACGAGCGCGAGACCCTGCCCGCCGAGGCCGTGGCCGCCTCCCTCGGCTGCGGCAACCCCACCGCCGTCGCCGAACTGCGCGAGGGCGAACGCGTCCTCGATCTCGGTTCCGGCGGCGGCATCGACGTCCTGCTCTCCGCCCGCCGCGTCGGCCCCGCCGGCAAGGCCTACGGCCTCGACATGACCGACGAGATGCTCACCCTGGCCCTGGCCAACGCCGAGAAGGCCGGCGCGACGAACGTCGAGTTCCTCAAGGGCACGATCGAGGCGATCCCGCTGCCCGCGGACACCATCGACGTCGTGATCTCCAACTGCGTGATCAACCTGTCCACCGACAAGCCCGCCGTCTTCGCCGAGACCTACCGGGTTCTCAAGCCCGGCGGCCGGATCGGCGTGTCGGACGTGGTCGCCGACGACTCCCTGCCCCCGGCCCAGCGCGCGGAGCGCGGCGACTACGTGGGATGCATCGCGGGCGCGCTCTCCTTCGAGGAGTACCGCGCGGGCCTGGAAACGGCCGGGTTCACCGACGTCGAGATCATTCCGACGCACACGGTCGCCGACGGCATGCACTCCGCGATCGTCCGCGCGTCCAAGCCGACGGCGCCCCGGCCCGACGCTCGGACGAACACATCGGCCGACTCCTGCTGCGGGGTGAACGCCTGCTGCACCGACGCCGAGACACCGACAGACCCCACCGTCACCGTCAGCGCGGCCAAAACGGCATCAGCCTGCGGCTGCCAGACCTGA